Within Porites lutea chromosome 2, jaPorLute2.1, whole genome shotgun sequence, the genomic segment ATAACGTACGTGTGCACATAAAAACTACGCGACAGTAGAAATCCATCTTTCGGACATTTTAAGAACTCatttaaacgtgtccgtgcgtctagaacgaattgaaatttggaggTGTTGTTCTTTTGAGGAGGGGGCTGAAAATTAGAATtagagtacccggagaaaatcCTCTAGGtacaaaggagagaaccaacaacaaactcaaccagATTCAGTATTTGTCGTTGACGTCGGGATTTAGTTGGGGGCGCGAAGGGCTTTCACCACTGCCTCACCGTTGCTCCTCTTGAGACACTAAGTTCTAATCGTAGAGGCTGTCAAAAGACAGTCCATGAACACCTCTGAGGCGTGCTAATGTCTATGAGTGGCCATGGTACAACGCACTGTGTCTTTCTTCTGCtggtattattttttcatttgaaagtatattttgattgatttaTGCATCTGTTTGCACACGAAATAATTTTACAGGGTCTTTTAAGACTTGCTTGTGACTTACACGAGCTTGCTGACTTTAAAATGAACTCGAAATTCACCCGGCGCATTCTTCCTTTGTTGACTAGTTACAACTGGGCGAATTCATaaagtttttcctttcttcttcatcaaagtttgtattttaaaaagctgatgtttttgcttttcatacTAGGTCTGCGACAGCGAACTATTCCCTGTTTCCATGTTCAAGGATGCTACCGAGACTGCTGAGGGGGATCCGGAATGGACCTCAGATAACAAGGACACCGAACCTCCCATGGGGAAATCAGCTACCACGTATGCTATGTATCGGTGGTATTTTGCAGAAATTATTGTATGACGTCCTGAACGCTGTTTAATTCCCAGTAGAGAAAGAAAGGATTTTCGCCCATCAACAAAAGGAGCTTTTTCCTCTCTGCTATCTCGTATTATCTTCCATGCTTCCCTTGGGTTAAATTTCACGGCCCCAGTTTAATCATTCATGAACGATATTTCCTGGGAAGGGAGGGTTGTACGGCTCCCGCACCACGGGGTTCAACCTCCCACCTTCTTTTTATCTCGTTTCTGACAAAAGGGATCCCCTCTCTTATACCACCTATTGAAAAATGTGACCTCTTCGAGTCATACTTCCTTAGCCCAAAGAATGAAATAAATGGACGCCATCACGGGAGGACCTCTAGCATTACAAGTAGAGATGTTAACGATGAAATATTTTTATGATAGGTTATTTTCAATATGTGAATAACTACCCTTTTTATGTAGTTTAAATCGTGTATAAATCACTAACTCTTTCGTATACCTGAACTTTGAAAAAGCTAGATACTCCCTTTGGGTGGAGTCTTTATTTATACCCGGTGTTATTGTTCatctaaatattttttaaacagcgtaaattactttttctttcgtttttttaaGTTCACCAGCGTCAACTCGACAATTGAACCTGGATCCAGACATCCTCTGGATAGAGAATGAAATTGTCAAAAACTACGAGTTCAAGAAAGACCCGCAAAAAGATGAGTGGGTCCAGCAACCGAGTTTTGAAAAATCCCTAATTGCAAAAACCAAAGAATTAACCGCATTTAAATCACGTGCTGGAAAGGCTCAGGAATtttttactcaaacaaaaaacaacgaTTGGGATCGCTCCAAGAAGAATAGGAGCTGCATCAACCTCCTCTACATAACAGCCGCTAGATATCTCTTGGTAACCTATATTCTGTACGAAAAGAGCGGCACACGTTTGACTGCTTGTCAAGAAGTCAGAGATGATTACGGCAAACTGATAAGCTTTGTGATCCCTGATTCTGGAGTGTGTTTTCCTAAGCCTTACGGAAGCGCCACTTGTAAATCAGACTACGACGTTGGGTTGATTGGTAAAGATGCTGGTTTTCTGACGAAGAAGTTTAACGacttttttgaaattacttTTGGAAAACCGTCAGAGCTTGTTTTTGATACAAATGTTTACGCGTTCACACTGGAGTTTGCAATGCCCTCCATATTTCAAAAGCTCTCACCTGAGTTTACTAAGTCTCTAGcacaaaaggagaaaacagtGAATTTCAAAATGCAGGACTTGGCCAGTGCTTACTACAAGGTCTTCAAGTATAACGAAGGATTCTTCGACGCCTTGACGAGTGGAGCTATTAATGAAATGGGTCAAAGATTCAAAGACTCGCTGAACTCTTGGCTGGCGGCATTCCAGAATTTGGATAATCAAAGCCGAATGAGACACCTTGAAGGCAAATCCCTCAAAGACTTTAGAAAAACTCATAACGAACAGTACCAATTGCGCGTGGAAACAATGTCAAACAATGGCggatacaaagcaaaaaatttaggtaatttttaaaagtatacagtcgaacctccaataacggccacctctctacaacggcctcTTTCTCCTGTCCTCAAGGTTGCAGTTGTGGAGAGGTTTCCACTGTCATTGCATTCTTTTACCAATGTGCTCGTCAGGATacgtgggggaggggagggtagaGTTTTCCTCCGCGGTCTCGCTTCAGAGATGATTGGTTATTGAGCAGGTTATTTCCTTGTTTAAAAAATCGCGGACAAGATAAACTGATTAtaataaacataaacataactttatttaagtgtcgatGTCTTTAGCTTATAAAAGCTAATTGgagacactaaaataataggaaaaaataaacaaatatatatCTAAATGAGTTTATATATGTTATCATTAGGTAAATTTATGATtctctaaaatttaaaatttataaaaagttaaaagttaaaatattACAGAATTATCCCCACTAAAATATACagaaaatgctaaaaatatttctaaaaattTCCAAGAACTACATTGCACAAATAAGGCAAGAGCCACAGTTGTCACTTATAAGATCCACAAGGTTAATACGCCATATGCTGGACTTAAAGGATTGTAGCTATGGTAGGTTTGTCCTTGATTTTGCTGTCTTATCTAGACAAAATATCTGGTCCAAAGTACCTTATAGAATGTTTCCCGTAATTAACGTACACTATTAAATCTGGGTAAATGAAAATCCACATTTCTTACGTGCTATTTGGATGACTTAACACCAAACCATATTCAACTTTATACTTAAGGTAGCAAGATCTTGTAAACGCCTATTTTGTAGGCCAGGTAGATTGGCGCAGTTAAGACGATGAGAGTTCTCTACTAAGTGTGTTACACACAATCCTAAGGGCCCGCTCCTGCgggccactattcacctccccttcgggggatagttgaATATTATTCATGAAGTTTCGTATCCTAGGTCTTCTCGCTGAGGCCTTACTCTACGCAGCAGAGGCATATCACACCCGCGGCGCCATACGACATGTAGTGGGAGGAATGCAGCTAAAAGTAATGGGTAGACTTGTACAACACAACAATCCACTCTCAACTCACGACTTGTGGGTGTCAATGATTGAAAACTGGGGAGAAtccaacaaagaatacaaccaCTGCAATCAGGACCCTGTTCCCACTCTGAACAAATGCTTCCTCAAGATGAGTAAATACCTTTCAAGGATGTTCAACGCGATGAGACTGCTCCGTACCCGCGTACCACCCAACGACAGATTTACACTGTTAGATTTTGGTGATCCTAAGGACCCTGAATACGCTTCGCTCATGTGGCTGCGATacaaaaaggaaggaaagaCGGAGATTCCTGAAGACACAAACAACAGGATCCGACTCTTCTTGGACAAGTTTAAATGTCAAGTAGCAGCTAAAACACAAAATTTGGGATCCATAAAACTCTCCCCGGAGTGTTTAGGCAATATACAAAAGAATGTAAATCTTTACAATGTGAAGTTGGCAGGTGCACTTACGCAGGGCTGAATTAAGGGCGACGTCACCATGCAGTTGCCGTGAAAAGGGAACAAAACCAGTTCAGTTAAAATTCTGTTCAAAATCAGCAAATCAATTGGCAATAATGATGTGCCACAGAAGAAATGATTATATAGACCTATATTTAACCTGGTACGCATAAATGCATATTGATCGTTCTACTAATGATGAGTTAATAGTATTTTAGTGTCGGAATATTTACTTTTGGTCAGTGACTGTGGACTCTATTTAACTGGTAgcataaaaaatagaaaatgtataaaatatatatatatatcatgtCACGAAATTTTATTTATCCGTGTTACATAATGAAGTAAAGCTTTCAAAATGAAGACCTATTTTGTCTCGTTCATGTGTACATTAGGATAACTAGCGAAATATGTGCTCGTAAAATAGTCTCCCAAGTACCTTGAATACCCTGGTTTTGCAGTAGCCGCTTTAGGAGTAATAACCAATGACTAGGTTCTACCAGAAACTCATGGTTCTACTTAGATCTTAGactgaatttcagacattcaTTTGAATCGCTTACTCCTCTTTGCTGAGAGGAGCATGCGACTCGAAGGAATGTCTGAAATTCACGCTACTTACACCTGCTTCGAAATCTGCTAAGCTTATTTAAATTTTTGCGCACATCGTTATTGGccagactacgagcagtctctcttttttctgtagtccgtcgagcaaaacgcgagacgcGCAAAgggccacgcgcgtgactgatggcGCGAGATGGGAGAGGCACGAAAAAAGAGATGATTTTCTTCTCGGGCTAccgccctcgtttcgcgcgtgcactccccttactaaaccggaagaaaaagagagactgctcgcagtccaTTATTGGCCAATTGTATGATCAATTGATAACTGCTCCATCAGATATATTTACATTTGCGCGCGTTAATGCTCGATCTTGACGCAGGAATTAACCATTGATTATGACTATGACATCACTTATGGACGAAGAGACTGACCCAACAAAAAGATGTCGAAGAACAATTTTCTGTTGCCTCTTATATTGCCTCAAAATGACGCAGTTGCAGCTTAGCTTTGTAACGCTGCTGATATTTTGCTCTTCTTCAGCGATGTCTGAAACTCACAGCGTTGATTGACAAAAACTGCTTATGAGGTCAGACGTTCCTTTTACTTTCTAAAAGAATATTTTTCCTGGTAGAACTTATTTCAGACTTGTGAAGTTTAAAGCGTTTTCTGGCTTTTCCCCACGAACCCCCCCTCTATAGATGcattcttttcctttcaatagaaaattaccgtatttattcgaataggcgcccaacctcgaattagcgcccatcTCGAATAAACGCCcttcctaaaggcagaaaacgttaataagcgcccagcccaGCCCACCCCGCTCCCTctcccactcaaactcaaataagcgcccacctcccTTGCCCCTACCACCCccgaaaaaaattgaataactACTAGAAGAGACTTTCCCCGAAGaaggagttttcttcagagtattttacagaaaccttgcctTGTTACATCTTTgcgttttgttgcaaaataaacatgctactcttgctgaaaatggtgaaaaattaataagcgcccacctggAATAAGCGCCccgggcggttaatcgaataaatacggtatttgtCTACAGGGAAATCATATTGTGACTGTCAAATCTGGGAATTGATTGACTATGTAACGATAATAATATCTGTGAGTGAGAGGCTTCATTTATGAGAGTCGTCTCCCCAGTGGACAATTCATTTCAGTCGTTTAGAAGATTAATTACTTCTCAATATTTTATATCAAGCAGAGATTGCAATGCAATGAGCGCCATAGCAAGCGGTTTATAAAgtttatttcattcatttttattcTGGAATATGGCCGGAATAAAATATTGCTCGCTCCCCAACTATGTTAACGGGCAGGTTTAGCCTCAAACTCACTCGACAATCTTGTCAAGAGCTGCGTGTGCCGAGTTTTCGATGCTAAGGGTTAACAATTTGTATAGTTTTTTGTGCCGACACCAAAAGCTACCTGGTGGAACATGAACACCTGTCCGATATGTGACtgtccactttagagatcggcgcaaCGCAGCCTTGTCCCGTTACAGAAGTCGCGcagaaatcaccgttcttagtgtgaacagaagccgttaccggtatggttttcgtgccggcgcaaagcCTATCCGTTATAGTGTAAACACAACCTTAATTCCATCATGCCACTCGTTTCAGCAAATATCATTGCGGAATAATGTTACCCACCTGATAGAGGTCAGGCCTGCATTTTAAagactaccgtatttattcgaataagcgcccaaccttgaattagcgcccacctcgaataagcgcctatcctaaaggcagaaaaagttaataagcgcccagcctcgaataagcgcccaacccctcctcctcccaatcaaactcaaataagagctcacccccaccccacccacttgagtgaataaattctaataagagactttcccGAGGACGGAACTTTCTTCAGACTATTTTagagaaaccttgctttgttacttcttcgcgttttgttattagcttttattgttttgttgcaaaataaacatacttcctTGCTGAAAAtcgtgaaaatttaataagcgcccactctcaaggtccaaaaatttaataagcgcccagggcggttaatcgaataaatacggtattgtAGTATTTCGTGAAAAAGCCAGTCATAATCCGACCGGTAAACATCCTAGTAGCCGATTAGCAGTTGACATACAAATCGGGGGTTTTTAAGCCTGACCACTTCAAGTTGTGAACAATACCGGACAATCACGGATTTGTCATCAGAATAGCCTGGGCGCTCGATATATATACATAAGAAATTACCCAATTTACTATTATCAATTCTCCAACTGAATGGAACTGATTAATTCTATCGTAGTAAACATAAACATGCTGAACTACTTTGGATGACAACGAATTGCACGTTAAACTTCGAGTGTGGGTCTCCCTTACTGATGAATTATTCAGGAACAGTCGACATCTACAGCGTTGATCACCATGGATACAAAACGTGCGA encodes:
- the LOC140926109 gene encoding uncharacterized protein; translation: MVNILSTLFVILLVGGSVVCDSELFPVSMFKDATETAEGDPEWTSDNKDTEPPMGKSATTYAMYRCSPASTRQLNLDPDILWIENEIVKNYEFKKDPQKDEWVQQPSFEKSLIAKTKELTAFKSRAGKAQEFFTQTKNNDWDRSKKNRSCINLLYITAARYLLVTYILYEKSGTRLTACQEVRDDYGKLISFVIPDSGVCFPKPYGSATCKSDYDVGLIGKDAGFLTKKFNDFFEITFGKPSELVFDTNVYAFTLEFAMPSIFQKLSPEFTKSLAQKEKTVNFKMQDLASAYYKVFKYNEGFFDALTSGAINEMGQRFKDSLNSWLAAFQNLDNQSRMRHLEGKSLKDFRKTHNEQYQLRVETMSNNGGYKAKNLGLLAEALLYAAEAYHTRGAIRHVVGGMQLKVMGRLVQHNNPLSTHDLWVSMIENWGESNKEYNHCNQDPVPTLNKCFLKMSKYLSRMFNAMRLLRTRVPPNDRFTLLDFGDPKDPEYASLMWLRYKKEGKTEIPEDTNNRIRLFLDKFKCQVAAKTQNLGSIKLSPECLGNIQKNVNLYNVKLAGALTQG